A stretch of DNA from Oxyura jamaicensis isolate SHBP4307 breed ruddy duck chromosome 17 unlocalized genomic scaffold, BPBGC_Ojam_1.0 oxy17_random_OJ69982, whole genome shotgun sequence:
TCAGCTGGCAATGTGTTTGCTTCTGCCTGCACCGAACACCGTGTTCCTGCTGGGTCTGGCACAGAGCAATACGCTCAGCTCTGCCGCCAGGGGCAGAGAGAAGTGGGGAGGAATTCCCTGCCACTGACAGTGTCTGCAGGACCAAAGCAGGAAGCTCTGGAGAGTCATGCAGAGCCCAAAAAGGCACTTTTGGCACCCTTGGGTGCATCTCACCTAGTCCCATGGGCTTCAACTTGTCTGGTTTGCATAAGTCATCCTGACTGCATCCCTAAATCTTCCTTTGCTGTGGGTAAATCTCCACTCCTCCAGACTATTTTTGCTCAGATGTGTTGTTCTACAGCAGTGATCTCCACACTTTTTTAATCATACACTCCTCGCACTAAAAAGCTTTTGAGCACATACCTCCAATATATAGTTATTTACAAATTACATACATGTATTACTACTGTACATTAtagaatatatagaaaaatggaaattaagaaaagatgagataaagatgatgttttaaaatagtattaaaatattttatttattagtggtacaaaaaatattttcttcctttacccCCATGCATTGTCTTGCACACCCCTGGAGTGCACATACTCCACTTTGGGGACTGTTGTTATagagaaagcagagattttCCCAAACAAATAAGTCTGATAAAAGGgagttatatttattttatctttggTAGCAGACACTGGCCAAGCATAGAGCACACATAGGACTTGTGGTGCATGACCCTTCCCTGCCCCATGGGttcttcatcatctttttcCTGTCTGTCACCTCAAGAGGTGCATACTTGGCCAAATGTGAAAATAGCTATAACTGGCAGGAACAATTGTGAAACTGAACCCTCCTGGGTTTCAGCATCAGTAGCGAGAGGTGCGTATCTGGCTCACATGTCCTGGGGACCATGGGGTAGAAGGAATGTGCAATTCCTATTTTCTTGGCAAAAGAGCAGCCAATTTTGTATCTGTCCTGCAAATTGGGTTCCCCAGTTAGCTCTGTCTTGATGGTGTGCTCAGGGGAAGGTGTGTCACATCCTTGCCTAAGCTGGATAAAACACACTGGGTTCTGACTAGGAAACTCTTGGTTCCACCAGAGGAGGGGTTGTTTCCAATCACAATTCCCATAATTTCTGCTAAATAGGAACCTTACAAAAGCTTGCAAAGAAATCACAGCCCAGCATTCGGCTGAGGTCCAAGAAGGATGTGAGGATGTTTCACTATGCTTATAGGCATATCTTCTTGCACACAGTGAGATACGGTCACGGTGTTCTTTCACGTCCTTTTATTTGTGGCCACCAGGCAACGCCTTCTCAGCTCTGTGTGGTGCCAAAAGCCCTGTGCACTCTTCCTGAAAGCACATCATGAACCAGAATaatctgctctcccaggcaTGTTCAGGTGCCACCTACACTCCTGCCTTGTCACCACCGTTTTGCATGCGGAAGCAGATGTCTGTTCCCGGGATTGGCTTTGATTCCTGAAACTACAAAGATCAATCCCCTGACAATGGTTTTCCCActtatacatattttattgcattaagAGAAAGACATCCGGCTCTGCAGTGTCTGCAAGTCCAGCCCAGACAAGATTACCCACCACTTAGCAGGAGATGCTTACAGCAGGGCATTACTGTTGCACTTTGCAGTGTTTCATCTCTGAAAGAGCTTTGCTTAGGAATAAAAGCTCTTTCCAGAAAGTCTGACAAAGCCTTGATGCAGATAAATgattaaacaacaacaataaaaacacaaaaaataacagcaacaaaaaaaaaaaacacaaaacaaggcTAACCAAGGGCACTgtcaaaacaaagacattttgtgGACGTTCAGTACAGCTTCTCTACCTGGACAATAActatttcttaggaaaaaagtTCACAGAATTGTTTTTGGGAGAACTGTGACCAAGGCCTAATGGTTTTATGGAATGCCCTCCTTGTCTATTCACATCTCCAGAGGTCACTCTCCTGCTTGCCACTGGTCCAAGAGGGCCCCACTGTCCCGCATCATCTTGGGTCATCAGCAGCCGCACTCCGTGCACTGTGAAGGCAGGGGCTGCTTTGCAGCCCTGCCTGTGTCCTTGGTGGAGCTCTGTGACAAAACCCTGTGAAGGGCTTTCCTGATGGCCTCCTGGACTTCATTATTTCTCAAGCTGTAAATGATGGGATTCAACATGGGGGTTATGATGGCATACAGCAGGGCGAGGACCTTGCCCATCTCCTTGGAGGTGCTGGAGCGGGGCAGCAGGTAGGCAATGGCCCCACCACCAAAGAACAGGAACACCACAGTCAGGTGGGAGGTGCAGGTGGCAAAGGCCTTCTGCCCCCCTGCTCCCTTCTGGAGGACAGCCCAGAGGATGTGAACGTACGACATGAGAGTAAGGAGGAAAGAGCCCATGGCAATAGTCCCAGCCAAAGCATACAGGACAGCCTTGTTGAGGTGAACATTAGGGCTGCAGGACACATTCAGCAAGAAGGGTATCTCACAGAACAAGTGATTGATCACATTGGACCCACAGAAGTGTAAGTGGGCTGTGAGAAAGGCCTGGATCAGAGACGAGAAGAAGCCGCTCAGCCATGAAACAGCCACTAAGCAGTGGCAAATCTTCTTGCTCATGAGTGCTGCATAGTGAAGGGGGCGGCAGATGGCCAGGTACCGATCATAGGCCATGGCAGCCAGGAGCACACACTCAGAGCCcccaaagcaaaggaagaagtaGATCTGTGTGATGCAGCCCACAAAGGAAATGGTCTTCTGTGGTGAGAAGGAGTCCTTGAGGATCTTAGGGAGTGTGACGGAGGAGTAGCAGATATCCAGGAAGGAGAGGTGGCCCAGGAAGTAATACATGGGGGAGTGCAGGTGAGTGTCCAGCCAGACGAGGTTCATTATGAGCAGGTTCCCCAGCAGAGTCACCAGGTAAATGAGTGAGAAACCCAGGCAGAGGGCCACCTGTGCTTTGTAGGCACTGGAAATCCCCAAGAGAAGGAATGAGGTAGGGCTGCTGAGATTTCCCCCCTGCAGAGATTTGGGACTCATCTACAGGGAGAGCAGGTGGACATAAAGGAAAGGTGGGAGCAGGGTGAGCACTCACCCCTGCCGTGGGATGTCTCCAGCCTTCTGTTCTGCTGTGTCGTGGGCTGAAGCCGTGCCACAACTTCTGGCAGCCCTCGCAACTCACATCTGGCTCCAGGGGCTCTGGGATGGGAAATGTCTGTGGGGGCAGGTGATGAGTTTCAGCCCAATCCTCaagccagccctgcaggagcccaCACCCGCACAGCCATGCCCATGTTCCCACTGCCCCGTAGCTTTTTCAGCTGGCACGGAGGCCACTCTCTGGCCCAGTGCTGCCAGTGGGCTCTGGTAGAAACCTGACAGACCTGGCTGAAATGGTTCTAGCTCTTCAGGTACTTGTTTGAAGAGCCCATGGCACAACAAAACCACCTCCCTGTGTCTCTGTCTGAGCTGGGGCAGGACCTCTTGATGAACAGGTCAAAACTCTGCATCACCTTAAGAACACCTGAGAGCAGGGACATCACCACTGCAGTCAGTAAGGATCCCAGGAACTGTTAAATGAGAACAAACAGGAGCagtccctctctcccctccagGTTTCCTGGGCTGTACCTGGAGTGTGGTCTAAATATCCCAAAAAACATGGCAGGTTGGACTCTGCCTTGCTGAACTACTGCTGCCCTTCATGACAGCAAGCTGTGGGAGCACATCTCATCCTtctccaggaaaaacaaacaaacaaacaaacaaacaaaaacactaaaacaaaaccaaaccacctTTAAAAGTTACAAAGACGGTGTCTGATTGCAAATACTACACTGTAGTGAGCACCTTGAGAAAGCACTGTAGGGAGGGAATTCTGAGAGATCACAGGAGGACCAGAAAGGCATCTGAAGGTGATTGTGTTGTTCAGATAGTTCAAATGttgcaaggaaaagcagaggcaCCAGCCtgcaagagaagggaaagacTCTGAATCTAATGAGAAACTGGAGTTCAGGGTTATGGAAGATATCAAGTGCGAACCTAAAACTACTGAATTCTTAGGAAGATCGGGAGGGAGACAAT
This window harbors:
- the LOC118158000 gene encoding olfactory receptor 2A25-like; its protein translation is MSPKSLQGGNLSSPTSFLLLGISSAYKAQVALCLGFSLIYLVTLLGNLLIMNLVWLDTHLHSPMYYFLGHLSFLDICYSSVTLPKILKDSFSPQKTISFVGCITQIYFFLCFGGSECVLLAAMAYDRYLAICRPLHYAALMSKKICHCLVAVSWLSGFFSSLIQAFLTAHLHFCGSNVINHLFCEIPFLLNVSCSPNVHLNKAVLYALAGTIAMGSFLLTLMSYVHILWAVLQKGAGGQKAFATCTSHLTVVFLFFGGGAIAYLLPRSSTSKEMGKVLALLYAIITPMLNPIIYSLRNNEVQEAIRKALHRVLSQSSTKDTGRAAKQPLPSQCTECGC